The Collibacillus ludicampi region GCAGCGATATCTTTATACACGCGGCGAATCAACTCCTGATTGAACCATGGGGATTCCGTTTGTGCCACCATGATGCCGTCCTCTTTCAACGCTTCAAAAATCGCCTGGTAGAAGTCGCGGGCAAACAACCCCACCGCCGGACCTACAGGTTCTGTGGAATCCACGAGGATCACGTCATATTCGTTTTTATTCTCCTGAACATGCTTGATGCCGTCGATCACTTGAACATCGACGCGCGGATTGCCTGTCAATTCGCTCGCGATTTGCGGCAGGTACTGTTTCGAAACTTCGATCACACGACCGTCAATTTCCGCGAGTACCGCTTTTTCAACGGACGGGTGTTTCACGATTTCACGGATCGCGCCGCCGTCTCCTCCGCCGACGACCAAAACCTTTTTCGGATTCGGGTGTGTGTTCAGCGCGACATGTGCGATCATTTCGTGATAAACGAATTCATCTTTATCTGTGGTCATCACCATGCCGTCCAAGACGAGCATCTTTCCCCATTGGAGCGTATCCAGCATGGCGATATCCTGAAACTCGGATTTTTCCGTATGTAACGTTTCTTTGATTTTCGCTGTTATTCCGAAATTCTCTGTTTGTTTTTCCGTATACCATAGATCCATGGGAGGGTGTCCCCTTTCCTCTAAAAAATCTCGCAAAATTCGCTACGTATTATACCAGAACTGGTCAGAAAATAAACCCCTTTCCTCCATTCACTTACAAAGTTTATCTCTCCCCAATCATGTACATACTGGAAAGTAGACGAGCTTGCTACGAAAGAGGGATGCGTATGCCCATATCCACAAAGTCATCCGATCTCTCAAGTGACACACTGCATGGAACTCCACCAACAGCCTATCCCAGCAGAGTACAACGGCGCAGGAGGAGAGGCGGGTTCATCTTCGCCTTTTTCTCGCTGGTTTTCCTTATTTCTATGGCAGCCGGCAGTCTTTTTTATCTCTACTTGCGATATGCACCGCTGCCTCCCAGTAACGTAGCCAACACCTCGACCGTAATCGCTGATGACGGAACAGTCCTGACCGATCTGTTTAGAGGTGGACAGAACCGCTTGAAGGTTCCATTGCAAGAAATTCCCCTTTATTTGCGTGAAGCTACGATCGCTGTGGAGGACGACCAATTTTATTCCCATCACGGATTTAATTTAACGAGTATCGCCAGGGCTCTTTATGTGAACTTCAAAGAAGGGCGCATCGTTGAAGGTGGTTCAACGATTACCCAACAACTAGCAAAAAAACTTTACTTCTCTGATGATCGAACCTTCACACGCAAGCTCAAGGAAGCCGTCCGGACCATGCAGTTGGAAATCAATTATTCGAAGGATCAGATTCTCGATCAATATTTGAACATTATCTATTATGGGGAAGGAGCATACGGAGTCGAAGCTGCGGCGCAGACGTACTTCGGAAAATCCGTGCAGGATTTGGATCTCGCGGAATCGGCGATGCTCGCGGGTCTCCCGAATAGTCCGAGCAGCCTTTCACCTTTTCAGAATGAAAAAGGAGCGAAAGAACGGCAACGAATCGTTCTCGATGCGATGGTCAAACAAGGATATATCACGAAACAACAAGCGGATGACGCGTATCATGAACCTCTGAAATATGCGACAAAGCATTCATTGAATGCCAACGCACCGCATTTCACCAATTTGGCCGCCACTGAAGCAAAAAACGCGCTTGGCCTGCAGGATAACGAACTGGCTCTAGGCGGGTATAAAATCCATACCACTCTGGATCCCAACATGCAAAAATTGGCGGAGGACGCGGTGGCCAAATATATGCCGAGAGGAGATCTAGAGGTTGCCCTTGTGGCGATTGATCCGAAAACGGGGGCCTTGAAAGCGATGGTGGGAGGGCGTCATTTTAAAGATCCTGGTTTCAATCACGTGCTGGCTAAAAGGCAACCAGGATCATCGTTCAAGCCGATACTCTATCTGACAGCTCTCAACAATGGTTATACCCCCGCCACACGCATCAAAAGCGAACCGACGACGATCAAATATGGAGCGGATGGCGAAAAAACGTACGAAGTCAAAAACTTTGCGGATCAATACGTCCATGATTTCATCGATATGCGAACCGCGATCTCACGTTCCGACAACGTGTATGCAGTTACGACGAACATGGACGTAGGCCCTGATAAAGTAGTGGAAGAGGCTAGAAAACTGGGAATCGAGAGCCCGTTGCAGCCATATCCATCACTTGCTCTCGGTGCTTTTCCCGTTTCTCCTCTTGAAATGGCGCGGGCCTATTCGGCCTTGGCGAACGGTGGGCAAAAGGTGCAGATTCATGCCGTTTCATCCATTGAGAATGCTTATAATAAAAATGTTTACCAGTTTCAGAGCACTCCGGAACAAGTAGCAGACCCGAAACTTACGTTTATCCTTTCCGATTTGATGAAAGGCGTTTTCGAACCGGGAGGAACCGCTTATCGAGTCGCAAAAATGATCGATCGCCCCGTTGCGGGAAAGACAGGTACAACCGATACGGATGCCTGGATGATCGGCTATACACCCGACCTGGTGACCGTCGTATGGATTGGATACGATAAGGATCGGTTGCTCTCGCAAGAAGAATCGCATCTCGCAGCCCCAATCTGGGCTGAATTTATGAAACAGGCGTTGGCCCGCCAAGAGAAAACAGATTTCCAGAAGCCTGAGGGAGTCATCCAAGTAGCGATTGATCCCACCACGGGTCAACTGGCTACACCCAACTGCCCATCCCAACATCTTGAGTACTTCGTGGCCGGTACGGAGCCTACCGAAGAATGTTCGGAACACCCGGCATCCCTCCCGGGGAAGCTGCGAAAAAAACTAGGAGAAGGCAGTTCAACTCTGCATAAAGTGTGGGACTACCTCACAGGCGGAAAAGAAAATCCCTGACGCGTCTCCATTCTTGACGCATCATTATACGAAGAAAAGGTTGTACCCCTGGCCGCATTCAGTGTCAGCTGAGGATGAAAATTTTCTCATGCGCAATGTGATAAACCTACCCAAGCACTCAATTTCAAAGTTGATTTAGTATTCATCACTGTAGAAAGATACAGTCTACGCGTTCACACATAGGACCACGGATGCATTCCGTGGCTCTTTGCTGTTGACTTGCTTTCCTTTTTTGGCGTATGTTTAGATCAATATGAAGCTATGGAGGGAAACTCAATGCCATTCGGACTTTCTAACCGGGTCAAGGAAATCGCTCCTTCCCCTACGCTTGCGATCGATACGAAAACGAAACAGATGATTGCCGAAGGAGTAGACGTGATCAACTTAAGTGTTGGCGAGCCTGACTTCAACACGCCGAAACCAGCTTGCGATGCAGCCGTCGAAGCGATTTACTGCGGATTTACCAAATATACGGCCGTACCGGGTATAGTCGAACTCCGCAAGGCGATCGCCGAGAAACTGGAACGGGAAAATGGTGTCACGTATTCTCCCGATGAAATTATCGTGTCTTCCGGCGGTAAACATTCTCTATACAACATTTTTGTCGCAATCATCAACCCTGGTGATGAAGTCATCGTTCCGGCGCCTTATTGGGTGAGCTATCCGGAAATGATCCGACTTGTCGGCGGTGTTCCTGTCATCGTTGAAACGGACGAATCCACTGGATTCAAGGTGACACCCGAAATGCTCTCCGCCGCCATCACTGAGAAAACGAAAGCACTCGTTCTCAATACGCCTTCCAACCCAACCGGCGCCGTTTATTCGCCCGACGAGATCCGCGCACTGGCTAAAGTTATCGAACAGCATGAGTTTTATGTGATCTCAGACGAGATTTATGAGAAACTCCTGTACGATGCCGAACACCTGTCATCCGCAGCAGTTTCTGAAGGTATGAAGAAGCGGACGTTGTTAGTCAACGGTTTCTCCAAAGCGTTTTCCATGACGGGGTGGCGCATGGGATATGTGGCCGGTGATCGTGCGATCATCAAGGCGATGACCAGTTTTCAAAGCCAGACGACATCCAATCCTGTCTCTATTTCACAGAAGGCTGCGATTGCTGCCCTCAACAGCTTTGATCCTGAAATGGTAACAGAATTCCGCCGCCGCCGTGACTTTGTGCTCAGGCGATTGGAAGAGATGCCACTGATTCGTTGTATCGAACCCCAAGGCGCGTTTTACGCATTTCCAAATATCGCTGATATCCTGGGTAAAAGTTATAACGGGCAAACGATCGACTCCTCGGATACGTTAGCCGAACTTCTGCTCACCGAGTCGAAGATCGCGTTGGTTCCCGGCAGCGGATTTGGAGCACCGAATAACATTCGGATCTCTTACGCGACTTCGATGGCAAACCTAGAGAAAGCGATGGATCGTTTGGAATCATTCCTCAAAAACGTTCGCTAAAATCCCCGGACCCGATTCACATAGAGTGAACGGGTCTTTTTTTATGTATTCTTCCCAGATATAACGACAACAGAAGACGGAAGCATGGAGAAGTTAAACGAATACACCGACCCAAGCAGCTTTTTTATGATATGACAAAGGTTGTCACACGACGACAAATTGTCTGAAGGATTCGACTACTGTTCGCGGAGAATTCTCTGTATAACGATTCACGGAAAGGGGGAGCTTGATGAGACCTTCTACATTACGAACGACGGTTTCGGATGATGTCAAACGAAAGTTTGTGGCTCGCTGCCGTGAACTCAATATGTCTAAAAGCGAGGTCTTGCGTCACTTGATTCACTCTTTTCTTATGAACCCTCATCCTCTGATGACTGACACGGCTGCCACTGCGGAAATCCAACTTCAAAGCAACCGTCAGGATCCGCCGCCATATGCAAGCCATGAAAATCTTGATGAGTTGACCCTAACATATATGGACAACGCCCCTGCAATCAACGACCATCTGGTCCATTCATCCGTTGATCTTGAAAACCACAAAGAGCTTCCTGACCTCGTCATTTGTGAACAGCGCTTGACAATCTTTGGACGAGAATACGTACTCAAAACGTCAGATGATCCTAGTTTCTAGCCAGCAATCAGGCCGTCCTTCTCACGGGACGGCCTTTCTTCATCATCAGCATTCGTCACTTCCTTCAAGTTTGCCATCGCCATCGGCAAATTTCCCGTCGTTCACAATTTGGATGAACCCCGCCTGACTCAATTGATCAAGCACTTCAAATAAACTGTCTTTTTTTTCCGCAGGCAACTTGGAAACAAAAGAGTTGATTTCACGCTCGCTCCTTTTTTTAATGAAATGAATACCTCCGTGCTTTGCGTACATCGAATCATTCATTCGTGTCCCCCCTTTTTCGCTACATGTCAATGCTAGTATGCCCAACTCTGGTTGAATCCCACACAGGTTGACATCCAATCCCATACGATACAAAGGAGAGTATCGCACGGACTTGGAATACGATCGCTCATGATACCTTGCGAGGGGGTGAACCTCATGAGTTCCCGACGTAACAAAAGAACAAGGGAAGACTTTCAACTTGTGAAAGCGGCCCTGCCTGTCAAAACGAAAAATGGAGGCAAAAAGAAAGGCAACTCATCCAAAGCGAAGGGCGCCAAAAAAACACCAAAGTCCGCTCCCCTGACTCTACAGCTGCCCAATCCCAATTCGCCTACGTTCGTTCAAGACTCCATGAGATCCATCTCGAATTTACGCAATCTGTGCAAGAATTGCCTTAAATATATCCAAAAGGCCGATTCCATCTTGGATACCCTGTTTAGCAGCGCTAATTCCTTGCATGAAACGGGACTGTTACAGAAACTTATGCAGAGCAAAGGGAAAAACCTCTCGACGGGTGATTGGACGACGATTTTATTGACCCTAATGAACACACCGCTTGGTTCCTCTCTATTGAAGAAACCGGACGGAGATGAGAGGTAAGGTTCCCCTTCTTATTTACCCTGCTGATAGGGACTTGTTCATGCTTTGACCGATGGATGAACCATCGGTTTTTTGGATGTTTACGAACTATATGTCCATGACGAAAGGGTTCCGAGTCAAACGGAACCCTTTCTGTGTTTTCATGATAGCCACCCCTGCCGCAAGCAGCGCCATTAGAGGATGAAAAGTTTATTGTGCAGGAAGAGAGATTTAAAGCAGCCATAAGCAACAGAGTGACTTTTGGGTGGGTTGTATCGCTTTGCAGCGCAGAGGTGAGTGGAAGGTCGTTCCGCAACCTCTATTAAGAATCCGGGCGGGACGACCTTCATCGAACCCAAGCGCAAAGCGATACATCCACACAAGCACTAGTTTACAAGGTGTACGGCCTTCATCTGACCGTGATTCAAACGGCTGACAACGGGCGTGATATCAATCTTTTGGATTCACCATTTTTTTCATTTCTTTTAGCATCTGGTCATCGACTTTGCCTTTACCGTATTTCTTCACAAGCTCATCAACATTGGCAGTAGGTTCCCCACCTTTGGTCGCATCCTTGTACGCCTTTACAAAGGCGTTCAAGCGCTCTTCACTGACCGGGATTTTGAATTTTTCGGCGAAACTTTTCGCCATATTTTTCACGTTTTCAGGATCCTTCCATTGCTCAGGTGTTGTATTTTTCACTTTATTGATCATATCGAATAAACTACCTTTATTCACATTCTTTAAGCGTTCTTTGAGTAAATCCACCCCGCCCACTTGGGAACCCGATGCTCCTGATTGTTGCGTCTGTGCGGATGTAGCCTTCTTGTTTTCTGTGTTTTTCCTCTTCTTCGCCACAGAACAAACCTCCCATCTCATAATGTGGCGTTACAATTCCTTTATCATCCTATGGCATACACTCGCTCGACGCACCGGATAGAAGCCCAGGAGCTTCCGATCGATTAATAAGTGATACATACGACTATACAGCTTGCTCACCTTCTGCATAGAATATTACGTATCAACTGGAGAGGCGGAAGTCACATGGCTTTTTTCGTCACGTACGGTGATTCTGTACCTGCAGGATATGGCGTCCCTATTGCATGTAACTTCATCTCGGTCATACAAAAAAGGTTATCATCATCTCGCAACCATCCCGTACAAGCTATCAATCTGAGCATACCGGGATTGAACACCTTCGGCCTTCTGGAGATGCTTGCAAGCGGTGATGGGATGGCGCTTCTCCCTTCCTCTTCCTTCATTATCGTTTATATTGGAGGCAATGATTTGATTGATTCCCTGCCCCTTTTGCTCTCAAAGGGAAAGCGCGTTCTTCCTAAAGTCATTCAAATGTCGCAACAGATATTCACTCGTACACTGCAAGTCATTCATCGACATACAAGATCCCCTATCTTAGTCGGCACGTTATACAATCCTTTCCC contains the following coding sequences:
- the speE gene encoding polyamine aminopropyltransferase, with product MDLWYTEKQTENFGITAKIKETLHTEKSEFQDIAMLDTLQWGKMLVLDGMVMTTDKDEFVYHEMIAHVALNTHPNPKKVLVVGGGDGGAIREIVKHPSVEKAVLAEIDGRVIEVSKQYLPQIASELTGNPRVDVQVIDGIKHVQENKNEYDVILVDSTEPVGPAVGLFARDFYQAIFEALKEDGIMVAQTESPWFNQELIRRVYKDIAAIFPVTRLYTVSIPTYPSGLWSFTMGSKKYDPLHVDEAKLFDPPNTKYYSPSIHKSIFRLPKFVEELLK
- a CDS encoding transglycosylase domain-containing protein gives rise to the protein MPISTKSSDLSSDTLHGTPPTAYPSRVQRRRRRGGFIFAFFSLVFLISMAAGSLFYLYLRYAPLPPSNVANTSTVIADDGTVLTDLFRGGQNRLKVPLQEIPLYLREATIAVEDDQFYSHHGFNLTSIARALYVNFKEGRIVEGGSTITQQLAKKLYFSDDRTFTRKLKEAVRTMQLEINYSKDQILDQYLNIIYYGEGAYGVEAAAQTYFGKSVQDLDLAESAMLAGLPNSPSSLSPFQNEKGAKERQRIVLDAMVKQGYITKQQADDAYHEPLKYATKHSLNANAPHFTNLAATEAKNALGLQDNELALGGYKIHTTLDPNMQKLAEDAVAKYMPRGDLEVALVAIDPKTGALKAMVGGRHFKDPGFNHVLAKRQPGSSFKPILYLTALNNGYTPATRIKSEPTTIKYGADGEKTYEVKNFADQYVHDFIDMRTAISRSDNVYAVTTNMDVGPDKVVEEARKLGIESPLQPYPSLALGAFPVSPLEMARAYSALANGGQKVQIHAVSSIENAYNKNVYQFQSTPEQVADPKLTFILSDLMKGVFEPGGTAYRVAKMIDRPVAGKTGTTDTDAWMIGYTPDLVTVVWIGYDKDRLLSQEESHLAAPIWAEFMKQALARQEKTDFQKPEGVIQVAIDPTTGQLATPNCPSQHLEYFVAGTEPTEECSEHPASLPGKLRKKLGEGSSTLHKVWDYLTGGKENP
- a CDS encoding pyridoxal phosphate-dependent aminotransferase, whose amino-acid sequence is MPFGLSNRVKEIAPSPTLAIDTKTKQMIAEGVDVINLSVGEPDFNTPKPACDAAVEAIYCGFTKYTAVPGIVELRKAIAEKLERENGVTYSPDEIIVSSGGKHSLYNIFVAIINPGDEVIVPAPYWVSYPEMIRLVGGVPVIVETDESTGFKVTPEMLSAAITEKTKALVLNTPSNPTGAVYSPDEIRALAKVIEQHEFYVISDEIYEKLLYDAEHLSSAAVSEGMKKRTLLVNGFSKAFSMTGWRMGYVAGDRAIIKAMTSFQSQTTSNPVSISQKAAIAALNSFDPEMVTEFRRRRDFVLRRLEEMPLIRCIEPQGAFYAFPNIADILGKSYNGQTIDSSDTLAELLLTESKIALVPGSGFGAPNNIRISYATSMANLEKAMDRLESFLKNVR
- a CDS encoding SGNH/GDSL hydrolase family protein codes for the protein MAFFVTYGDSVPAGYGVPIACNFISVIQKRLSSSRNHPVQAINLSIPGLNTFGLLEMLASGDGMALLPSSSFIIVYIGGNDLIDSLPLLLSKGKRVLPKVIQMSQQIFTRTLQVIHRHTRSPILVGTLYNPFPNSPIAVEAVSLYNQQVIIPAAQAAYTRIVPVNEAFLGRESVLIQGYSSGIAGQHGTHGIEYPIHPNLAGHRVIAEQFLNCLGN